A single Tamandua tetradactyla isolate mTamTet1 chromosome X, mTamTet1.pri, whole genome shotgun sequence DNA region contains:
- the ARL13A gene encoding ADP-ribosylation factor-like protein 13A → MFHLLTSCWSRLKTTEETRRSVTLIIIGLDNSGKTVLVEAFQRLLPSRMDNCMKSKLTTLLLDEYEVSIYDLNGDLKSREIWPNYYAQAHGLIFVLDSSDVGRMQEVKSILTCLLSDQRVSGKPILLLANKQDKKDALLPCDIIEYLLLEKLVNENKSLCRVEPCSAIKHLQRMNHQPIIEGLHWLLAAIWDKYEELCTHQQQCGMSLSPTSNIVTCKGTRGFGERCSSESFTTRVGMTKDKRLDLAHISMEARPFKPILQKERLKLRPKKNISVTCALDEPMEEGECSEGNGAKNTTELHEKQCCDLQTPAPEIGDDPFEEPKAKKRMNTWDAEDMLLENPCDESFGSCDF, encoded by the exons ATGTTCCATCTTCTGACTTCCTGCTGGTCTCGTCTAAAGACAACTGAAGAGACACGAAG gAGCGTGACCCTCATTATCATTGGCTTGGACAACTCAGGCAAAACTGTCCTCGTGGAGGCCTTCCAAAGAT TGCTTCCCAGTAGGATGGACAATTGTATGAAGTCTAAACTGACTACACTCCTGTTAGATGAGTATGAAGTTTCCATCTATGACCTGAATGGAGACCTGAAGAGCAGGGAAATATGGCCAAACTACTATGCACAGGCACATGGGCTTATTTTTGTTCTGGATTCCAGTGACGTAGGACGTATGCAAGAAGTGAAGAGCATCTTAACGTGTCTGCTATCTGATCAAAGAGTGTCAGGGAAACCCATCTTACT CCTGGCCAATAAACAAGACAAGAAGGATGCCCTCCTGCCTTGTGATATTATTGAATATCTACTCCTAGAAAAGCTAGTGAATGAGAATAAGTCCCTGTGCCGAGTG GAGCCCTGTTCAGCCATCAAACATCTCCAGAGAATGAACCATCAGCCCATAATTGAAGGCCTCCACTGGTTATTGGCTGCCATTTGGGATAAATATGAAGAGCTGTGTACTCACCAACAGCAATGTGGCATGAGCCTATCACCCACCTCAAATATCGTAACCTGCAAGGGCACCAGAGGCTTTGGAGAAAGATGCTCGTCAGAGAG CTTCACTACCAGGGTGGGAATGACCAAAGACAAAAGACTGGATTTAGCACATATCTCAATGGAAGCTAGGCCTTTCAAGCCAATCCTACAG AAAGAACGTTTAAAATTAAGGCCTAAAAAGAATATCTCAGTAACATGTGCTTTAGATGAACCCATGGAGGAAGGAGAATGTTCTGAAGGAAATGGAGCTAAGAATACTACTGAGCTCCACGAAAAACAATGTTGTGACTTGCAGACTCCAGCTCCAGAAATTGGTGATGATCCCTTTGAAG AACCCAAGGcaaaaaagagaatgaatacaTGGGATGCTGAGGACATGTTACTGGAAAATCCTTGTGACGAATCCTTTGGTTCCTGTG ACTTTTAA